The following coding sequences lie in one Polyodon spathula isolate WHYD16114869_AA chromosome 15, ASM1765450v1, whole genome shotgun sequence genomic window:
- the LOC121328179 gene encoding protein Hikeshi isoform X1, protein MFGCLVAGRLVQTDVQQVAEDKFVFNLPDYETVNHVVVFMLGTVPFPSGMGGAVYFSYPDPSGLPVWQLLGFITNEKPSAIFKITGLKSGEGGQHPFGMMSIPQTPSVAQVGVSIEPLEQLVQQTPVASATVSTVDSFTQFTQKMMDSLYNFSSSFAVTQAQMTPNPSEMFIPASVILKWYENFQRRMVQNPNFWKS, encoded by the exons ATGTTTGGTTGTTTAGTGGCGGGTAGATTG GTGCAGACAGATGTGCAGCAAGTTGCAGAGGACAAGTTTGTGTTCAACCTCCCTGACTACGAGACTGTTAACCATGTGGTGGTGTTCATGCTGGGGACTGTGCCTTTCCCTAGTGGGATGGGAGGAGCGGTGTACTTCTCTTACCCTGACCCCAGCGGGCTGCCAGTGTGGCAGCTCTTAGGATTCATCACCAATGAAAAACCCAGCGCAATCTTCAAAATTACAGGCTTGAAGTCAG GGGAAGGAGGCCAGCATCCCTTTGGAATGATGAGCATTCCACAGACTCCCTCTGTTGCTCAGGTGGGCGTGTCCATTGAACCGCTGGAACAGCTGGTGCAGCAGACCCCAGTGGCCAGTGCTACTGTATCCACCGTTGACTCTTTCACACAG TTCACACAGAAGATGATGGACAGCTTGTATAATTTTTCTTCGTCGTTTGCAGTGACGCAAGCTCAGATGACTCCCAATCCTTCTGAGATGTTCATCCCTGCCAGTGTTATTTTGAAATG gTATGAAAACTTTCAGAGAAGAATGGTCCAGAATCCTAATTTTTGGAAATCATAA
- the LOC121327566 gene encoding polycomb protein eed-like → MSESRSAAGNEMPAKKQKLSSDENSNPDLSGDENDDAVSIESGTNTERPDTPTNTPNVPGRKSWGKGKWKSKKCKYSFKCVNSLKEDHGQPLFGVQFNWHSKEGDPLVFATVGSNRVTLYECHSQGEIRLLQSYVDADTDENFYTCAWTFDTSTSHPLLAVAGSRGIIRIINHISMQCIKHYVGHGNAINELKFHPRDPNLLLSVSKDHAVRLWNIQTDTLVAIFGGVEGHRDEVLSADFDLLGEKIMSCGMDHSLKLWRINSERMQKAIKGSYEYNPSKTNRPFVSQKIHFPDFSTRDIHRNYVDCVRWLGDLILSKSCENAIVCWKPGKMEDDIDRIKPNESNVTILGRFDYSQCDIWYMRFSMDFWQKMLALGNQAGKLYVWDLEVEDPHKAKCTTLTYPKCTSAIRQTSFSRDSSILIAVCDDASIWRWDRLR, encoded by the exons ATGTCTGAGAGCCGATCCGCGGCGGGAAACGAGATGCCGGCGAAAAAGCAGAAACTTAGCAGCGACGAGAACAGTAACCCCGATCTTTCAGGGGACGAAAAC GATGATGCGGTCAGTATAGAGAGCGGGACCAACACTGAGCGCCCAGACACCCCCACCAACACCCCCAACGTCCCTGGAAGGAAGAGCTGGGGAAAGGGCAAGTGGAAGTCAAAGAAATGTAAATACTCCTTCAAGTGCGTCAACAGTCTCAAA gaGGACCATGGGCAGCCTCTGTTTGGTGTGCAGTTCAACTGGCACAGTAAGGAAGGGGACCCACTGGTTTTTGCCACGGTGGGAAGTAATAGG GTTACATTATACGAGTGCCATTCTCAGGGCGAGATCCGCTTACTGCAGTCGTATGTTGATGCTGAT ACAGATGAGAATTTCTACACCTGCGCCTGGACCTTTGACACCAGCACCAGCCACCCACTTCTGGCTGTGGCAGGATCTCGGGGCATCATTCGCATCATTAACCACATCTCCATGCAGTGCATTAAG CATTATGTAGGACACGGAAATGCAATCAACGAGCTGAAATTTCACCCTCGAGATCCAAACCTCCTGCTATCTGTAAGCAaag ATCATGCCGTGAGGCTGTGGAATATTCAGACTGACACTTTAGTTGCAATATTTGGAGGCGTGGAGGGGCATCGAGATGAGGTCCTCAGTGCA GACTTTGATCTCCTCGGCGAGAAGATCATGTCTTGTGGCATGGACCACTCCCTCAAACTGTGGAGAATCAACTCTGAGAGGATGCAGAAAGCAATTAAGGGTTCATATGAATATAACCCCAGTAAAACCAACAG GCCATTTGTTTCCCAGAAGATCCATTTTCCCGATTTCTCTACAAGAGACATCCACAGAAACTATGTTGACTGTGTACGGTGGCTGGGAGATTTAATACTTTCTAAG TCTTGTGAAAACGCCATAGTGTGCTGGAAACCAGGGAAGATGGAAGACGACATAGATCGGATCAAACCCAACGAGTCCAACGTGACAATCCTGGGCAGGTTCGACTACAGTCAGTGTGATATCTGGTACATGCGCTTCTCCATGGACTTCTGGCAGAAG ATGCTGGCCTTGGGCAATCAAGCTGGGAAACTGTATGTTTGGGACTTGGAAGTGGAGGACCCTCATAAAGCAAA gtgTACCACCTTGACCTATCCGAAATGCACCTCAGCCATCCGCCAGACCAGCTTCAGCCGCGACAGCAGCATCCTGATTGCTGTGTGTGACGACGCGTCCATCTGGCGCTGGGACCGGCTCCGGTGA
- the LOC121328179 gene encoding protein Hikeshi isoform X2, whose protein sequence is MLGTVPFPSGMGGAVYFSYPDPSGLPVWQLLGFITNEKPSAIFKITGLKSGEGGQHPFGMMSIPQTPSVAQVGVSIEPLEQLVQQTPVASATVSTVDSFTQFTQKMMDSLYNFSSSFAVTQAQMTPNPSEMFIPASVILKWYENFQRRMVQNPNFWKS, encoded by the exons ATGCTGGGGACTGTGCCTTTCCCTAGTGGGATGGGAGGAGCGGTGTACTTCTCTTACCCTGACCCCAGCGGGCTGCCAGTGTGGCAGCTCTTAGGATTCATCACCAATGAAAAACCCAGCGCAATCTTCAAAATTACAGGCTTGAAGTCAG GGGAAGGAGGCCAGCATCCCTTTGGAATGATGAGCATTCCACAGACTCCCTCTGTTGCTCAGGTGGGCGTGTCCATTGAACCGCTGGAACAGCTGGTGCAGCAGACCCCAGTGGCCAGTGCTACTGTATCCACCGTTGACTCTTTCACACAG TTCACACAGAAGATGATGGACAGCTTGTATAATTTTTCTTCGTCGTTTGCAGTGACGCAAGCTCAGATGACTCCCAATCCTTCTGAGATGTTCATCCCTGCCAGTGTTATTTTGAAATG gTATGAAAACTTTCAGAGAAGAATGGTCCAGAATCCTAATTTTTGGAAATCATAA